Proteins encoded together in one Neisseria lactamica window:
- the acnB gene encoding bifunctional aconitate hydratase 2/2-methylisocitrate dehydratase, giving the protein MLEAYRKAAAERAALGIPALPLTAQQTADLVELLKSPPAGEGEFLVELLAHRVPPGVDDAAKVKASFLAAVAEGSASSPLVSPEYATELLGTMLGGYNIHALIELLDDDKLAPIAAKGLKHTLLMFDSFHDVQEKAEKGNKYAQEVLQSWADAEWFTSRAKVPEKITVTVFKVDGETNTDDLSPAPDAWSRPDIPLHALAMLKNPRDGINPDKPGEVGPIKSLEELKAKGHPVAYVGDVVGTGSSRKSATNSVIWHTGEDIPFVPNKRFGGVCLGGKIAPIFFNTQEDSGALPIEVDVSALKMGDVVDILPYEGKIVKNGETVAEFSLKSQVLLDEVQAGGRINLIIGRGLTAKAREALKLPASTAFRLPQAPAESKAGFTLAQKMVGRACGLPEGQGVRPGTYCEPRMTTVGSQDTTGPMTRDELKDLACLGFSADMVMQSFCHTAAYPKPVDVKTHKELPAFISTRGGVSLRPGDGVIHSWLNRLLLPDTVGTGGDSHTRFPIGISFPAGSGLVAFAAATGVMPLDMPESVLVRFSGKLQPGVTLRDLVNAIPLYAIKQGLLTVAKAGKKNIFSGRILEIEGLPDLKVEQAFELTDASAERSAAGCTVKLNKEPIIEYMKSNVVLMKNMIADGYQDSRTLERRIKAMEKWLANPELLEADKDAEYAAVIEINMDDIKEPIIACPNDPDDVCFMSERSGTKIDEVFIGSCMTNIGHFRAASKLLEGKSDIPVRLWVAPPTKMDAKELSDEGHYGVLGRAGARMEMPGCSLCMGNQAQVHEGATVMSTSTRNFPNRLGKNTFVYLGSAELAAICSKLGKIPTVEEYQANIGIINEQGDKIYRYMNFNEIDSYNEVAETVNV; this is encoded by the coding sequence ATGTTAGAAGCCTATCGTAAAGCCGCCGCCGAGCGCGCTGCCCTTGGTATTCCCGCCCTTCCTCTGACTGCTCAGCAAACCGCCGATTTGGTTGAGCTGCTGAAAAGCCCGCCCGCAGGCGAAGGCGAGTTCTTGGTCGAACTGCTTGCCCACCGCGTACCGCCCGGCGTGGACGATGCCGCCAAAGTCAAAGCCTCATTCCTGGCTGCCGTTGCCGAAGGCAGCGCATCCAGCCCGTTGGTTTCCCCCGAATATGCGACCGAACTCTTAGGTACGATGCTCGGCGGTTACAATATCCACGCCTTAATCGAACTCTTGGACGACGACAAACTCGCGCCCATTGCCGCCAAAGGCTTGAAACATACGCTTCTGATGTTCGATTCCTTCCACGACGTTCAGGAAAAAGCCGAAAAAGGCAACAAATACGCGCAGGAAGTATTGCAATCTTGGGCGGATGCCGAATGGTTCACTTCCCGTGCCAAAGTTCCCGAAAAAATCACCGTTACCGTCTTCAAAGTCGACGGCGAAACCAATACGGACGATCTCTCTCCCGCGCCCGACGCGTGGAGCCGTCCCGATATTCCGCTGCACGCGCTGGCGATGTTGAAAAACCCGCGCGACGGCATCAATCCCGACAAACCGGGCGAAGTCGGCCCGATTAAATCGTTGGAAGAACTCAAAGCCAAAGGTCATCCTGTTGCCTACGTCGGCGACGTGGTCGGTACCGGTTCTTCACGCAAATCCGCGACCAACTCCGTCATTTGGCATACCGGCGAAGACATCCCGTTCGTGCCGAACAAACGCTTCGGCGGCGTATGCCTGGGCGGAAAAATTGCGCCGATTTTCTTCAATACTCAAGAAGATTCCGGCGCATTGCCGATTGAAGTCGATGTTTCCGCGCTGAAAATGGGCGATGTCGTCGATATCCTGCCTTATGAAGGCAAAATCGTGAAAAACGGCGAAACCGTTGCCGAGTTCAGCCTGAAATCACAAGTATTGCTGGACGAAGTGCAAGCCGGCGGCCGTATCAACCTGATTATCGGTCGAGGTCTGACCGCCAAAGCGCGCGAAGCCCTGAAACTGCCTGCCTCTACCGCATTCCGCCTGCCTCAAGCACCTGCCGAGAGCAAAGCCGGTTTCACCTTGGCACAAAAAATGGTCGGCCGTGCCTGCGGTCTGCCTGAAGGACAAGGCGTGCGCCCGGGTACTTACTGCGAACCGCGTATGACGACGGTCGGCTCGCAAGACACTACCGGCCCGATGACCCGCGACGAGTTGAAAGACTTGGCTTGTTTGGGCTTCTCCGCCGATATGGTAATGCAGTCTTTCTGCCACACCGCCGCCTATCCGAAACCTGTCGATGTGAAAACCCATAAAGAACTGCCTGCCTTCATTTCCACCCGCGGCGGCGTGTCCCTGCGTCCGGGCGACGGCGTGATCCACTCGTGGCTCAACCGCCTGCTGCTGCCCGATACCGTCGGCACCGGCGGCGACAGCCACACCCGATTCCCCATCGGTATTTCCTTCCCCGCCGGCTCCGGCTTGGTTGCCTTTGCCGCCGCAACGGGCGTAATGCCGCTCGATATGCCCGAGTCCGTATTGGTACGCTTCAGCGGCAAACTGCAACCGGGCGTAACCCTGCGCGATTTGGTAAACGCCATTCCGCTGTACGCGATTAAACAAGGTTTGCTGACCGTTGCCAAAGCCGGTAAGAAAAACATCTTCTCCGGCCGCATTCTCGAAATCGAAGGCCTGCCCGATTTGAAAGTGGAACAAGCCTTTGAATTGACCGACGCATCCGCCGAACGCTCCGCCGCCGGCTGTACCGTGAAGCTCAACAAAGAGCCGATTATCGAGTACATGAAATCCAACGTCGTGTTGATGAAAAACATGATTGCCGACGGCTATCAAGATTCGCGCACTTTGGAACGCCGCATCAAGGCTATGGAAAAATGGCTGGCAAATCCCGAGTTGCTCGAAGCGGATAAAGATGCCGAATACGCCGCCGTGATTGAAATCAACATGGACGACATCAAAGAGCCGATTATCGCCTGCCCGAACGATCCGGACGATGTATGCTTTATGTCCGAACGCTCCGGCACCAAAATCGACGAAGTGTTCATCGGTTCTTGTATGACCAACATCGGCCACTTCCGCGCCGCCTCCAAACTTTTGGAAGGCAAGAGCGACATCCCCGTCCGCTTGTGGGTTGCGCCGCCGACCAAAATGGACGCGAAAGAGTTGTCCGACGAAGGTCACTACGGTGTGCTCGGCCGTGCAGGCGCACGTATGGAAATGCCGGGTTGCTCATTGTGTATGGGTAACCAAGCCCAAGTACACGAAGGCGCAACCGTCATGTCCACTTCGACTCGCAACTTCCCGAACCGTTTGGGTAAAAATACCTTTGTTTACCTCGGTTCGGCGGAATTGGCAGCGATTTGCTCCAAACTGGGTAAAATCCCGACCGTTGAAGAATATCAGGCCAATATCGGCATCATCAACGAACAGGGCGATAAAATCTACCGCTATATGAACTTCAACGAAATCGACAGCTACAACGAAGTAGCCGAGACCGTGAATGTTTGA
- the argF gene encoding ornithine carbamoyltransferase, whose translation MNLKNRHFLKLLDFTPEEITAYLDLAAELKAAKKAGREIQRMKGKNIALIFEKTSTRTRCAFEVAARDQGAGVTYLESSASQIGHKESIKDTARVLGRMYDAIEYRGFGQETVEELAKYAGVPVFNGLTNEFHPTQMLADALTMREHGGKPLNQTSFAYVGDARYNMGNSLLILGAKLGMDVRIGAPEGLWPSEGIIAAANAVAEETGAKITLTANPQEAVKGVGFIHTDVWVSMGEPKEIWQERIDLLKDYRVTSELMAASGNPQVKFMHCLPAFHNRETKIGEWIYETFGLNGVEVTEEVFESPAGIVFDQAENRMHTIKAVMVAALGD comes from the coding sequence GTGAACCTGAAAAACCGCCATTTTCTGAAACTTTTAGACTTCACGCCGGAAGAAATCACCGCCTACCTCGACCTTGCCGCCGAATTGAAAGCCGCCAAAAAGGCAGGGCGTGAAATCCAACGGATGAAAGGGAAAAACATCGCCCTGATTTTTGAAAAAACTTCGACCCGCACACGTTGCGCGTTTGAAGTTGCCGCACGCGACCAAGGCGCGGGGGTTACTTATCTGGAATCGTCCGCCAGCCAAATCGGGCATAAAGAAAGCATCAAAGACACCGCCCGCGTCTTGGGCAGGATGTACGATGCCATCGAATATCGCGGCTTCGGGCAGGAAACCGTCGAAGAATTGGCGAAATATGCCGGCGTACCCGTATTCAACGGTCTGACCAACGAGTTCCACCCCACTCAAATGCTTGCCGACGCACTGACTATGCGCGAACACGGCGGCAAACCTTTGAACCAAACCTCATTTGCCTATGTCGGCGACGCGCGTTACAACATGGGCAATTCCCTGCTGATTTTAGGGGCAAAATTGGGGATGGACGTACGTATCGGCGCACCGGAAGGCCTGTGGCCGTCTGAAGGCATTATTGCCGCCGCAAACGCTGTCGCCGAAGAAACCGGCGCAAAAATTACCCTGACCGCGAACCCGCAAGAGGCCGTCAAAGGTGTCGGTTTCATCCATACCGACGTATGGGTCAGTATGGGAGAACCGAAAGAAATATGGCAGGAACGCATTGATTTATTGAAAGATTACCGCGTTACCTCCGAGTTGATGGCGGCATCGGGCAACCCGCAGGTCAAATTCATGCACTGCCTGCCCGCCTTCCACAACCGCGAAACCAAAATCGGCGAATGGATTTATGAAACCTTCGGCTTAAACGGCGTGGAAGTAACGGAAGAAGTATTTGAAAGCCCGGCCGGCATCGTGTTCGACCAAGCGGAAAACCGGATGCACACGATTAAAGCGGTGATGGTTGCGGCTTTGGGCGACTGA
- the ilvC gene encoding ketol-acid reductoisomerase — MQVYYDKDADLSLIKGKTVAIIGYGSQGHAHAANLKDSGVNVVVGLRQGGSWKKAEAAGHDVRTVAEATKAADVVMILLPDENQPIVYKNEIEPNLKEGAVLAFAHGFNVHFNQIVPRADLDVIMIAPKGPGHTVRSEFLKGGGVPSLIAVYQDKSGKAKDIALSYAAANGGTKGGVIETNFREETETDLFGEQAVLCGGLVELIKTGFETLTEAGYAPEMAYFECLHEMKLIVDLIYEGGIANMNYSISNNAEYGEYVTGVEVINDKSREAMRNALKRIQTGEYAKMFIQEGNVNYASMTARRRLTADHQIEKVGAQLRSMMPWIAKNKLVDQDKN, encoded by the coding sequence ATGCAAGTTTATTATGATAAAGATGCCGATCTTTCTCTGATCAAAGGTAAAACCGTCGCCATCATCGGTTACGGTTCGCAAGGTCACGCCCACGCTGCCAACCTGAAAGATTCGGGCGTAAACGTAGTAGTCGGCCTGCGCCAAGGCGGCTCTTGGAAAAAAGCCGAAGCAGCCGGCCACGACGTGCGCACCGTTGCCGAAGCAACCAAAGCGGCCGACGTTGTAATGATTCTGTTGCCTGACGAAAACCAACCTATCGTATATAAAAACGAAATCGAGCCTAACTTGAAAGAAGGCGCGGTATTGGCGTTTGCCCACGGCTTCAACGTACACTTCAACCAAATCGTACCCCGCGCCGACCTCGACGTGATTATGATTGCCCCTAAAGGCCCCGGCCACACCGTACGCAGCGAATTCCTGAAAGGCGGCGGCGTTCCTTCCCTGATTGCCGTTTACCAAGATAAAAGCGGCAAGGCCAAAGACATCGCCCTGTCTTACGCGGCAGCCAACGGCGGCACCAAAGGCGGCGTGATTGAAACCAACTTCCGCGAAGAAACCGAAACCGATCTGTTCGGCGAACAAGCCGTATTGTGCGGCGGCTTGGTCGAATTGATTAAAACCGGCTTTGAAACCCTGACCGAAGCAGGCTACGCGCCCGAAATGGCCTACTTCGAATGCCTGCACGAAATGAAGCTCATCGTTGATTTGATTTACGAAGGCGGTATCGCCAACATGAACTACTCCATTTCCAACAATGCGGAGTACGGCGAATACGTTACCGGTGTGGAAGTCATCAACGACAAATCGCGCGAAGCTATGCGTAATGCCCTCAAACGCATCCAAACCGGCGAATACGCCAAAATGTTCATCCAAGAAGGTAATGTAAATTACGCATCTATGACTGCCCGCCGCCGTCTGACTGCCGATCACCAAATCGAAAAAGTCGGCGCGCAACTGCGTTCTATGATGCCTTGGATTGCCAAAAACAAACTGGTCGATCAAGACAAAAACTGA
- a CDS encoding putative quinol monooxygenase: MSSIQIVALVTVKPEYTETLKPLFQSLVKASRAEEGNIGYDLHQEIGKPNRFVFVENWKSQAAIDEHNASGHFQNFVKSIEGKTEALEIVLMNQVPA; the protein is encoded by the coding sequence ATGTCAAGCATTCAAATCGTTGCATTAGTTACCGTCAAACCCGAATACACGGAAACGCTGAAACCCTTGTTCCAAAGCCTGGTCAAAGCCAGCCGCGCGGAAGAAGGCAACATCGGCTACGACCTGCACCAGGAAATCGGCAAACCCAACCGTTTCGTATTCGTAGAAAATTGGAAATCCCAAGCGGCTATTGACGAACACAATGCCAGCGGACATTTTCAAAACTTCGTCAAGTCCATCGAAGGAAAAACCGAAGCGTTGGAAATCGTCCTGATGAACCAAGTTCCCGCTTAA
- the ilvN gene encoding acetolactate synthase small subunit, with translation MRHILSVLMENESGAMSRVVGLFSARDYNIDSLAVAPTEDKTLSRMTIVTHGDEQVIEQITKQLNKLIEVIKVVDLNESRFVERELMLVKVRAAGKDRDEFLRLTEIYRGSIIDVTDRSYTIEITGSTEKLDSFLETVGRAQILETVRTGAAGIGRGERILKI, from the coding sequence ATGCGACATATCTTATCTGTTCTGATGGAAAACGAATCAGGTGCGATGAGCCGTGTGGTCGGTTTGTTCTCCGCACGCGATTACAATATCGACTCCTTGGCTGTTGCACCGACCGAAGACAAAACCCTGTCCCGTATGACCATCGTTACCCACGGCGACGAGCAGGTTATCGAGCAAATCACCAAGCAACTCAACAAATTGATTGAAGTGATTAAAGTGGTCGATTTGAACGAAAGCCGTTTTGTCGAACGCGAACTGATGTTGGTAAAAGTCCGTGCCGCCGGCAAAGACCGCGACGAATTTTTACGCTTGACCGAAATCTACCGGGGCAGCATCATCGATGTAACCGACCGCAGCTATACGATTGAAATTACCGGCTCGACCGAAAAACTCGACTCTTTTCTCGAAACGGTCGGTCGTGCCCAGATTTTGGAAACCGTACGCACAGGCGCGGCCGGCATCGGACGCGGCGAGCGTATTTTGAAAATTTAA
- the ilvB gene encoding biosynthetic-type acetolactate synthase large subunit, giving the protein MQLSGAQIVVQSLKAEGVEYVFGYPGGAVIEIYDALFQLNKFKHILTRHEQAAVHAADAYARVSGKVGVALVTSGPGVTNALTGIATAYSDSIPLVVISGQVGNSLIGTDAFQEVDTVGITRPCVKHNFLVTNIGELADTIKKAFQIAASGRPGPVVVDIPKDVTQAMAKFSYPQEDIYIRSYQPVVQGHIGQIKKAVQMLASAKRPVVYFGGGVVLGNASEELVKFVRMTGAPCTGTLMGLGAYPSSDRQFLGMLGMHGTYEANLAMQNADVVLAVGARFDDRVVSVPSKFLDKPKKIIHIDIDPSSIAKRVKVDIPIVGDVKNVLAEMIHLWGRQEAAPSADSLDKWWKSIEEWRSRNCLWFDNGSEIIKPQYVIQKLAEITGNSAIITSDVGQHQMFAAQYYPFERPRQWLNSGGLGTMGVGLPYAIGAKLAAPEQDVFCITGDGSVQMNIQELSTCFQYRIPVNVITLNNGYLGMVRQWQEIYYGGRESETYFDSLPDFVKLAEAYGHIGIRVDKKSDVEGALLEALNRKDRLVFIDFLTDQKQNVMPMVGNGKGLDEMVLPPHMRDIAKA; this is encoded by the coding sequence ATGCAATTATCAGGCGCACAAATCGTCGTGCAAAGTCTCAAAGCCGAAGGTGTGGAATACGTGTTCGGCTATCCGGGCGGGGCGGTTATCGAAATCTACGATGCCCTTTTCCAACTCAATAAATTCAAGCACATTCTGACCCGTCACGAGCAGGCGGCGGTACATGCGGCAGACGCCTATGCCCGAGTCAGCGGCAAAGTCGGTGTCGCGCTGGTTACTTCCGGTCCGGGCGTAACCAACGCATTGACCGGCATTGCCACCGCGTACAGCGACTCCATCCCCTTGGTCGTCATCAGCGGACAGGTAGGCAATTCCCTCATCGGTACGGACGCTTTCCAAGAAGTAGATACTGTCGGCATTACCCGCCCCTGTGTCAAACACAACTTCTTGGTTACCAATATCGGCGAACTGGCCGATACGATTAAAAAAGCCTTCCAAATTGCCGCAAGCGGCCGGCCGGGACCCGTCGTCGTCGATATTCCCAAAGATGTGACGCAGGCGATGGCGAAATTCAGCTATCCGCAAGAAGACATCTACATCCGCTCGTACCAGCCGGTCGTGCAAGGCCATATCGGGCAGATTAAAAAAGCCGTCCAAATGCTGGCTTCCGCCAAACGTCCGGTTGTTTATTTCGGCGGCGGCGTGGTATTGGGCAATGCTTCGGAAGAGCTGGTAAAGTTCGTCCGTATGACGGGCGCGCCGTGTACCGGTACGCTGATGGGGCTGGGCGCGTATCCTTCAAGCGACCGCCAATTCTTGGGTATGCTGGGTATGCACGGTACTTACGAAGCCAACCTCGCTATGCAAAATGCGGATGTCGTGTTGGCAGTGGGTGCGCGTTTTGACGACCGTGTGGTTTCCGTACCTTCAAAATTCTTGGACAAACCCAAAAAAATCATCCATATCGACATCGATCCGTCCAGCATTGCCAAACGCGTTAAAGTGGACATCCCGATTGTCGGAGATGTAAAAAACGTATTGGCGGAGATGATTCACCTGTGGGGCAGGCAAGAAGCCGCACCTTCGGCCGACTCATTGGACAAGTGGTGGAAGAGCATCGAAGAATGGCGTTCGCGCAACTGCCTGTGGTTTGACAACGGCAGCGAAATTATCAAGCCCCAATATGTGATTCAGAAGCTTGCCGAGATTACCGGCAATTCGGCAATCATCACATCGGATGTAGGGCAGCATCAAATGTTTGCGGCGCAATATTATCCGTTCGAGCGTCCGCGCCAATGGCTCAATTCCGGCGGTTTGGGTACGATGGGCGTGGGTCTGCCGTATGCCATCGGTGCGAAACTGGCCGCACCGGAGCAAGATGTATTTTGCATTACCGGCGACGGTTCGGTTCAGATGAATATCCAAGAGCTGTCCACCTGTTTCCAATACCGGATTCCGGTCAACGTCATTACGCTGAATAACGGTTATTTGGGTATGGTCCGCCAGTGGCAGGAGATATATTACGGCGGCCGCGAATCGGAAACCTATTTCGATTCCCTGCCTGATTTCGTCAAACTGGCGGAGGCATACGGGCATATCGGCATCCGCGTGGATAAGAAATCGGATGTGGAAGGCGCGTTATTGGAAGCGTTAAACCGTAAAGACCGCTTGGTATTTATCGATTTCTTGACCGATCAAAAACAAAATGTCATGCCTATGGTCGGCAACGGCAAAGGTTTGGATGAAATGGTTCTGCCGCCGCATATGCGCGATATTGCAAAAGCGTAA
- a CDS encoding SCO family protein — protein MRSVPRSFLLGIVALAALSACKPQENNAVQAAASAASATPASPAENPSKPQTRGTDMRKEDIGGDFTLTDGDGKPFSLSDLKGKVVILSFGYTHCPDVCPTELLTYSDTLKQLGDQAKDVKVVFVSIDPERDTPEIIGKYAKQFNPDFIGLTATGDQSLPVIKQQYRVVSAKVNQKEDGENYLVDHSSGAYLIDKNGEVAIFSPYGSEPETIAADVRTLL, from the coding sequence ATGCGTTCCGTACCGCGTTCCTTTTTACTGGGCATTGTCGCACTTGCCGCGCTTTCCGCCTGCAAACCTCAAGAAAACAATGCGGTACAGGCTGCCGCATCCGCCGCATCCGCCACCCCTGCATCTCCTGCCGAAAACCCGTCAAAACCGCAAACGCGCGGCACGGATATGCGTAAAGAGGACATCGGCGGCGACTTCACTTTGACCGACGGCGACGGCAAACCGTTCAGCCTGAGCGATTTGAAAGGCAAAGTGGTGATTTTGTCTTTCGGTTATACGCACTGTCCGGATGTCTGTCCCACCGAGCTGCTGACTTACAGCGATACTTTGAAGCAATTGGGCGATCAGGCTAAAGATGTGAAGGTGGTGTTCGTCAGCATCGACCCCGAGCGCGATACGCCTGAAATCATCGGCAAATACGCCAAACAATTCAACCCCGACTTTATCGGACTGACTGCCACCGGCGATCAAAGCCTACCGGTCATCAAGCAGCAATACCGCGTGGTTTCTGCCAAAGTCAATCAAAAAGAAGACGGCGAAAACTATTTGGTCGACCACTCTTCCGGTGCTTATCTGATTGATAAAAATGGCGAAGTGGCGATTTTCTCTCCTTACGGCAGCGAGCCGGAAACCATTGCCGCCGATGTAAGGACCCTGCTCTAA
- the hisG gene encoding ATP phosphoribosyltransferase yields the protein MQDSTLTIALSKGRIFEETLPLLAAAGIVPAEEPEKSRKLIIGTNHENIRLVIVRATDVPTYVRYGAADFGIAGKDVLTEQGGFGLYQPLDLEIARCRMMVAVRKGFDYESASQPGCRLKIATKYPETAASHFAGKGVHVDIIKLYGSMELAPLVGLSDAIVDLVSTGNTLKANGLEAVEHIADISGRLVVNKAALKTKYALLEPIIQAFGGAVKAG from the coding sequence ATGCAGGACAGTACGCTGACCATCGCCTTGTCCAAAGGCCGGATTTTTGAGGAAACGCTGCCGCTGCTTGCCGCTGCGGGCATTGTTCCTGCCGAAGAACCCGAAAAATCGCGCAAGCTGATTATCGGCACCAACCATGAAAACATCCGCCTCGTCATCGTCCGCGCAACCGATGTGCCGACTTATGTGCGTTACGGCGCGGCGGATTTCGGGATTGCGGGCAAGGATGTTTTGACGGAACAAGGCGGCTTCGGACTCTATCAGCCTTTGGATTTGGAAATTGCCCGGTGCCGTATGATGGTCGCCGTACGCAAGGGGTTTGACTATGAGTCCGCCTCGCAGCCGGGATGCCGTCTGAAGATTGCCACGAAATATCCCGAAACTGCCGCATCGCATTTTGCGGGCAAAGGCGTGCACGTGGACATTATCAAGCTGTACGGATCGATGGAGCTCGCGCCTTTGGTCGGTTTGAGCGATGCGATTGTGGACTTGGTTTCGACGGGCAACACCTTGAAGGCGAACGGCTTGGAGGCGGTCGAACACATTGCCGACATTTCCGGCCGGCTGGTCGTCAACAAAGCCGCGCTGAAAACGAAATACGCGCTGCTTGAGCCGATTATTCAGGCGTTCGGCGGCGCAGTGAAGGCGGGGTGA
- a CDS encoding LEM-3-like GIY-YIG domain-containing protein translates to MVAKIKKFSDSTLSVLNNGERRFYVYCLTDLKKDKILYIGKGCGNRIFEHEWVASRSQDPVSGEIIDRKLKAISKCKKLGRYIISYHLTEVEALAAESALIHFVKSVLGKKLKNKIAGHGPGGISVEELDRRFGFSSLPLNEINPDGLILAVKIHDAFDLDTNEELDYHFDNRDDANLKSRTLGNWWLNKDAASKVKYVIGVHTGLQNAVVSAYEVDGFETMIGESKNGRPQTRYRFHTISHSEDVLAKLGLQQKCLPELKFASRGEKAYIRPKTETEQENIQTTPSPKIKKENKS, encoded by the coding sequence ATGGTTGCAAAAATAAAAAAATTTTCAGATTCAACCCTTTCTGTTTTGAATAACGGCGAGCGTCGGTTTTATGTCTATTGTCTGACCGACCTGAAAAAAGACAAAATCCTCTACATCGGAAAAGGCTGCGGTAATCGTATCTTCGAGCATGAATGGGTTGCTAGTCGTTCACAAGACCCAGTCTCCGGCGAGATTATCGATCGGAAACTCAAAGCCATTTCCAAATGCAAGAAACTCGGCCGCTATATCATCAGCTATCATCTGACTGAAGTCGAAGCGCTCGCCGCCGAATCTGCCTTAATTCATTTTGTTAAATCTGTCTTGGGTAAAAAACTCAAAAATAAAATTGCCGGGCATGGTCCGGGTGGTATTAGTGTAGAAGAACTAGATCGCCGCTTTGGATTCTCTTCTCTCCCACTTAACGAGATTAACCCCGACGGCCTGATTCTCGCCGTCAAAATCCACGATGCTTTCGATTTAGACACTAACGAAGAATTAGACTACCATTTCGACAACCGAGACGATGCAAACCTTAAATCGCGTACCTTAGGCAACTGGTGGCTCAATAAAGATGCCGCCTCCAAAGTGAAATACGTTATCGGCGTTCACACTGGTCTGCAAAACGCTGTTGTTAGCGCATACGAAGTGGACGGTTTTGAAACAATGATTGGTGAAAGCAAAAACGGCAGACCACAAACTCGTTACCGCTTCCATACCATCTCGCACAGCGAAGACGTATTAGCCAAACTCGGTCTACAACAAAAATGCCTACCCGAATTGAAGTTTGCCAGCAGGGGAGAAAAGGCTTATATCAGACCCAAAACAGAGACAGAACAAGAGAATATTCAGACGACCCCCAGTCCAAAAATAAAAAAGGAGAACAAATCATGA
- the hisD gene encoding histidinol dehydrogenase, translated as MKKLDTQSTDFQAELKALLAFETAQNLETERIVADICADVQKRGDAALIEYTNKFDQTNAKSIDDLILTQADLKSAFERIPNDVRTALQTAARRVESYHQRQKMESWSYTDEDGTLLGQQITPLDRVGIYVPGGKAAYPSSVIMNAMPAHVAGVKEIIMTVPTPKGERNDIVLAAAYVAGVTKVFTVGGAQAVAALAYGTETIPQVDKITGPGNAFVAAAKRRAFGVVGIDMVAGPSEILVIADGTTPPDWVAMDLFSQAEHDEIAQAILIGTSQAYLDEVEAAMNRLIETMPRRDIIEASLGNRGAMILAKDLDEACGIANYIAPEHLELSVENPQEWAKKIRHAGAIFMGCYTGESLGDYCAGPNHVLPTSRTARFSSPLGTYDFQKRSSLIQVSEHGAQKLGETASVLAHGESLTAHARAAEFRMK; from the coding sequence ATGAAAAAACTCGACACCCAATCGACCGATTTCCAAGCCGAACTCAAAGCCCTGCTGGCTTTTGAGACCGCGCAGAATCTCGAAACCGAACGCATCGTCGCCGACATCTGCGCCGACGTGCAAAAGCGGGGCGATGCGGCTTTGATTGAATACACCAACAAATTCGATCAGACAAACGCTAAAAGCATCGATGATTTAATACTCACGCAAGCCGATTTGAAGTCCGCGTTCGAACGCATCCCCAATGATGTTCGGACGGCATTGCAGACCGCCGCCCGCCGTGTCGAAAGCTACCACCAACGCCAAAAAATGGAATCGTGGAGCTACACCGATGAAGACGGCACGCTGTTGGGACAACAAATCACACCGCTTGACCGCGTCGGCATTTACGTCCCCGGCGGTAAGGCGGCGTATCCGAGTTCCGTCATTATGAACGCGATGCCCGCCCACGTTGCAGGCGTGAAAGAAATCATTATGACCGTCCCCACGCCCAAAGGCGAACGCAACGACATCGTGCTTGCCGCCGCATACGTCGCCGGCGTAACCAAAGTCTTTACCGTCGGCGGCGCGCAGGCGGTTGCCGCCCTCGCCTACGGCACGGAAACCATCCCCCAAGTCGATAAAATCACCGGTCCCGGCAACGCCTTCGTCGCCGCCGCCAAACGCCGCGCGTTCGGCGTGGTCGGCATCGATATGGTGGCGGGGCCGTCTGAAATCCTGGTCATCGCCGACGGCACGACACCGCCCGACTGGGTGGCGATGGATTTGTTCAGCCAGGCCGAACACGACGAAATCGCCCAAGCCATCCTCATCGGCACGTCTCAAGCGTATCTCGACGAAGTAGAAGCCGCCATGAACCGCCTGATCGAAACTATGCCGCGCCGCGACATCATCGAAGCCTCGCTCGGCAACAGGGGCGCGATGATACTCGCCAAAGACTTGGACGAAGCCTGCGGAATCGCCAATTATATCGCCCCCGAACACTTAGAACTGTCGGTAGAAAACCCGCAGGAATGGGCGAAAAAAATCCGACACGCCGGTGCGATTTTCATGGGATGCTACACCGGCGAAAGCCTCGGCGACTACTGCGCCGGCCCCAACCACGTCCTGCCCACCAGCCGCACCGCCCGCTTCTCCTCGCCTTTGGGGACATACGACTTCCAAAAACGCTCCAGCCTGATTCAAGTTTCGGAACACGGCGCGCAAAAATTAGGCGAAACCGCCAGCGTGCTGGCACACGGCGAAAGCCTGACCGCCCACGCCCGCGCGGCAGAGTTCCGTATGAAATAA